One Pichia kudriavzevii chromosome 3, complete sequence genomic window carries:
- a CDS encoding uncharacterized protein (PKUD0C01735; Pfam Domains: SPX(2.1e-06)), with the protein MKFAKLFQQVLNEEHVPEEWINRAIQYKQLKKRINKVVEELENVGISKDDENVTYSLELIGDTVHPILKICLSPLLRTLILDKINSMGYEYEIKPLKIEELDNTSVCTTINPFDDDNIHYELKISLLQDSKFFQVLYDEIEDLDKFKEERETEITKDVENLANNIGSVAAPKIKKSDMYIWREIFQFYIESEIFFSTVEREAGEINIEVSRERYFKFLKHLHETKIVTKFQQKQSFLAFEKFKQMNFEVMKISNYQTFNNMAVRKILKKFDKQTHLTSKEIFPELIKSHANILNGSIAKDICFIIANRLLTVVPQIDDYLCPICCSIAFKPIRLRCGHLFCIRCLVKLRRKHEDKCPLCREECLLSLTVDDLDIAQMNYMKMFFPKEVREKEVENDKEIIKETYGTTKPCVIM; encoded by the coding sequence ATGAAGTTTGCCAAACTATTTCAACAGGTACTTAATGAGGAGCATGTTCCTGAGGAGTGGATTAATCGTGCCATCCAGTATAAACagttaaagaaaagaataaacaaggttgttgaagagttgGAGAATGTAGGAATAAGCAAGGATGACGAGAATGTGACATATAGTCTGGAGCTGATAGGAGATACGGTGCATCCcatattgaagatttgcTTGAGTCCATTGTTGCGAACGTTGattcttgataaaattaaCAGTATGGGATATGAATATGAGATCAAGCCCTTgaaaattgaggaattgGATAACACTAGCGTTTGCACAACAATCAATCCATTTGATGACGATAACATTCATTATGAGTTGAAGATATCCCTCTTACAGGACAGTAaatttttccaagttttaTATGACgagattgaagatttggataaatttaaagaggagagagaaacagaaaTCACCAAGGACGTTGAGAATTTAGCTAACAACATTGGGAGTGTTGCAGCTCCAAAGATAAAGAAGTCGGATATGTACATTTGGAGagaaattttccaattttatATTGAAAGTGAGATTTTCTTCAGTACAGTTGAGAGAGAAGCAGGTGAAATAAACATCGAAGTCAGTAGAGAGAGGTACTTTAAGTTCTTAAAACATCTACATGAGACCAAGATAGTTACAAAGTTCCAACAAAAGCAATCGTTTCTTGCATTTGAGAAGTTCAAGCAAATGAATTTTGAGGTtatgaaaatttcaaactatCAAACCTTTAACAATATGGCTGTGCGtaaaatattgaagaagtttgACAAACAGACGCATTTGACATCTAAGGAGATCTTTCCcgaattgatcaaatcacACGCCAATATATTGAATGGATCAATAGCCAAGGACATATGTTTCATAATAGCCAATCGATTGTTAACTGTTGTTCCACAAATTGACGATTATCTATGTCCCATTTGCTGTTCCATTGCATTCAAGCCCATCAGGCTCCGGTGCGGCCATCTCTTCTGTATCCGATGTTTGGTGAAGCTGCGTCGTAAACATGAGGACAAATGCCCTCTTTGCCGAGAAGAATGTCTGCTGTCGCTAACAGTTGACGACTTGGATATTGCGCAGATGAACTACATGAAGATGTTCTTCCCCAAGGAGGTGAGGGAAAAGGAAGTTGAAAACGATAAGGAAATCATCAAGGAAACCTACGGAACAACCAAGCCATGTGTGATAATGTGA
- a CDS encoding uncharacterized protein (PKUD0C01770; Pfam Domains: Ferric_reduct(1.3e-29)|FAD_binding_8(1.8e- 16)|NAD_binding_6(8.5e-12)), producing the protein MYTGKDNVWTGKDILREGVWCLRDINTPEYQRLKEISQSETGKETRQVYGLYVVYFYSAVVFLFLIKRSIYYLLDASSGLGIKRKYFGERYYFKLLALTRWIGYRKIPLLFCNAFQLPSSLGSILLIMVTCVYMLCHAFIPNTWYRQCMGFGLPPLAVRGALESTALFPIIIILSGKTNIISQVTNISYDKLNAFHRWTSIMCFLFAWIHAIPYYYQSYREGGLELVAFNQKTDKYFQNGIPPIIFLTLITVFSHSFFRTLFYEIWLKLHWIFALGMYISLFIHICSTVNTWKYLVATVVFWLTQLFWQTIRKGMWKFNQIPFKPSKCQMRKFLPTQDNDVFEIIVENNNNFTWSPGQHCFIKLLKLKALERHPFSIVSCYDSAGSKDIKLIVKACGSAGFTRVLYNKIPETGYADFDIFIDGPYGGCPRPVEAFESIFLIATGTGISAILPFLTQACQTIKENKGALKFVRLYWVIRNLENVEWILPELSYVVNSYTYLLAAHIIEINIFAKEGIIDVERNILKTLKSEIVTSSSEAESKGNSSSSISFCSDFVNIHYFKPSGSELIKKAKEELCSKNIFLVSGSDSMKKQVSNSVADLQSQVFKSSEISEIYLHTESFGL; encoded by the coding sequence ATGTATACGGGAAAAGATAATGTTTGGACAGGAAAAGATATCTTGCGTGAGGGTGTTTGGTGCCTTCGGGATATCAACACCCCAGAATATCAAAGGCTAAAAGAGATTTCGCAAAGTGAGACTGGCAAAGAAACACGTCAGGTATATGGTCTCTACGTAGTATACTTCTATTCAGCAGTGGtatttctatttttgattAAAAGGTCAATCTACTATCTTCTGGATGCTTCATCGGGACTCGggataaaaagaaaatattttggTGAAAGGTATTATTTCAAGCTACTTGCGTTGACCAGATGGATTGGATACAGGAAAATTCCACTGCTATTCTGCAATGCCTTTCAATTACCGTCATCGTTGGGTAGcattttattgataatggTCACATGCGTGTATATGTTATGTCACGCATTCATTCCAAATACCTGGTACAGACAATGTATGGGTTTTGGTCTACCCCCACTGGCAGTAAGGGGGGCATTAGAATCCACTGCTTTATTCCCgattattatcattttaTCAGGAAAGACCAACATAATATCACAGGTAACTAATATTTCATATGATAAGCTCAATGCGTTTCATAGGTGGACATCCATTATGTGCTTTTTATTTGCATGGATACATGCTATCCCCTATTACTATCAATCATATAGAGAAGGCGGATTAGAGTTGGTTGCATTTAACCAAAAGACAGATAAATACTTTCAAAATGGCATTCCCCCAATTATCTTTTTGACACTCATTACTGTATTTTCCCACTCTTTTTTTCGAACCTTATTTTATGAAATATGGCTTAAACTTCATTGGATTTTTGCATTGGGTATGTatatttcattatttaTTCATATTTGCTCCACCGTCAATACCTGGAAATACCTAGTTGCGACTGTTGTTTTTTGGTTAACGCAATTGTTTTGGCAAACAATAAGAAAGGGGATGTGGAAATTCAACCAAATACCTTTTAAACCTAGTAAATGTCAGATGAGGAAGTTTTTACCAACACAAGATAACgatgtttttgaaattatcGTTGAGaacaacaataattttACTTGGTCCCCTGGACAACATTGTTTTATTAAGCTCCTTAAATTAAAGGCTCTAGAGAGGCATcccttttcaattgtttcGTGTTATGACTCTGCGGGAAGTAAAGATATAAAGCTAATTGTAAAGGCCTGCGGGTCTGCTGGCTTCACTAGGGTTTTGTACAACAAGATTCCGGAAACTGGATACGCCGATTTCGATATTTTTATTGATGGTCCTTATGGGGGGTGCCCACGACCAGTTGAAGCGTTTGAATCTATCTTTCTAATTGCCACAGGCACTGGTATTTCGGCGATTTTACCCTTTTTAACCCAAGCTTGCCAAACTATCAAGGAAAATAAAGGAGCCCTCAAATTTGTAAGATTATATTGGGTTATTAGAAACTTAGAAAACGTTGAATGGATATTACCCGAACTAAGTTATGTTGTCAACAGCTATACTTATTTGTTAGCGGCACATATAATCGAAATCAATATATTTGCAAAAGAAGGTATTATTGATGTTGAGAGGAACATATTAAAAACCCTAAAGTCAGAAATTGTTACCTCTTCGTCCGAGGCAGAATCAAAGGGTAATTCTTCATCCAGTATCTCATTCTGTAGCGATTTTGTCAATATTCATTATTTCAAGCCCAGTGGAAGTGAATTAATCAAAAAGGCAAAGGAAGAATTATGTTCAAAGAATATCTTTCTAGTTTCAGGATCTGATTCTATGAAAAAGCAAGTTTCTAATTCTGTTGCGGATTTACAATCGCAGGTTTTTAAAAGCTCTGAAATATCAGAGATTTATCTACATACCGAGTCTTTTGGTTTGTAA
- a CDS encoding uncharacterized protein (PKUD0C01740; Pfam Domains: Sugar_tr(3.9e-142)|MFS_1(1.1e-28)) — protein MSIESTNSLQDLDSAEKVNSQLQSKYTERADAPLTWKTWIICGFGSFGGIFFGYDSGYISGVMGMDYFITEFTGKVKGGPEPFVLDAWQKSLITSILSAGTFFGALFAGDTADWYGRRLTIICSCIIFIIGVILQTASSTVALLAVGRVIAGFGVGGVSSTIILYMSEITPKKVRGATVSGYQFCVTLGLLIASCVDYGTKNRTDSGSYRIPIALQMLWAIILMVGLFLLPETPRFFVKKGDIAKAAKVLSFLRQQPEESDYVQEELAEIIENHERESALIPTRSYIQSWTACFTGSLRDQSSNLRRTILGTSLQMMQQWTGINFIFYFGTTFFQELGTIKNEFLISIITTLVNVCSTPLSFYTVEKLGRRTLLIYGAVGMVVCEFIVAIAGTVDGKNHETVSAMIAFICIYIFFFASTWGPGAWVVIGEIFPLPIRSRGVGLSTASNWLWNCIISVITPYMVGEDKGNLGAKVFFIWGSLCGCCLVYAIFLVPETKGLTLEEIDIMLSETNAFTSSKWTPHFVNDIDDYQKPKTEHMEDTTSVV, from the coding sequence ATGTCGATTGAATCTACTAATTCGTTACAAGACCTTGACTCTGCAGAGAAAGTCAACTCCCAACTCCAAAGCAAATATACCGAAAGAGCAGATGCTCCTCTAACATGGAAGACCTGGATCATTTGCGGGTTTGGTTCCTTTGGAggtattttctttggttaCGATTCTGGTTACATTTCTGGTGTCATGGGTATGGACTACTTCATCACAGAGTTCACCGGTAAGGTCAAAGGTGGGCCTGAACCTTTTGTTTTAGACGCATGGCAGAAGTCTCTTATTACCTCCATTCTATCTGCAGGTACTTTCTTTGGTGCCTTGTTTGCCGGAGATACAGCAGATTGGTACGGTAGAAGACTGACTATTATCTGTTCCTGTattatcttcattattGGTGTTATTCTACAGACAGCATCCTCCACTGTGGCTCTTTTGGCCGTTGGTAGAGTCATTGCCGGGTTTGGTGTTGGTGGTGTCTCCTCGACGATCATCTTATACATGTCAGAAATCACTCCAAAGAAAGTGAGAGGTGCAACTGTTTCAGGTTATCAGTTCTGTGTTACTCTTGGTTTGTTAATTGCTTCTTGTGTCGACTATGGAACAAAGAATAGAACCGATTCAGGATCGTATAGAATCCCTATTGCCTTACAGATGTTATGGGCAATTATTTTGATGGTTGGTTTGTTCTTATTACCTGAAACCCCTAGATTCTTTGTTAAAAAAGGTGATATTGCAAAAGCCGCTAAGGTTTTATCCTTCTTAAGACAACAACCAGAAGAGTCTGATTATGTTCAAGAGGAATTGGCAGAAATCATTGAGAATCATGAAAGAGAATCGGCATTGATTCCAACACGTTCCTACATCCAATCATGGACCGCTTGTTTTACAGGTTCGCTAAGAGACCAATCGTCCAATTTAAGGAGAACCATCTTGGGTACCTCATTACAAATGATGCAACAATGGACCggtatcaatttcatcttctacTTTGGTACCACCTTCTTCCAAGAGCTTGGAACTATTAAAAACGAGTTTTTAATTTCCATCATTACAACCTTGGTGAATGTTTGTTCAACCCCATTATCGTTCTATACAGTTGAGAAATTAGGTAGGAGAACATTGCTAATTTATGGTGCTGTTGGTATGGTTGTCTGTGAATTCATTGTCGCTATTGCAGGTACAGTCGATGGTAAAAATCATGAGACTGTCTCTGCCATGATTGCATTTATTTGTAtttacattttcttctttgcctCTACATGGGGTCCAGGTGCATGGGTTGTTATTGGTGAAATTTTCCCATTGCCAATTAGATCTAGAGGTGTCGGTCTATCGACTGCTTCCAACTGGTTATGGAACTGTATCATCTCGGTCATCACGCCCTACATGGTTGGTGAAGACAAGGGTAATTTGGGTGCAAAGGTGTTCTTTATTTGGGGGTCGCTTTGTGGATGTTGTTTGGTCTATgccatttttttggttCCTGAAACCAAAGGTTTGACCTTGGAGGAAATCGACATTATGTTGAGCGAAACCAATGCATTTACAAGTTCCAAATGGACACCACATTTTGTTAATGACATTGACGACTAtcaaaaaccaaaaacCGAGCATATGGAAGACACAACTTCTGTTGTTTAG
- a CDS encoding uncharacterized protein (PKUD0C01750; Pfam Domains: Sugar_tr(8.4e-141)|MFS_1(5.1e-27)), giving the protein MSLKSPASIQELDSAEKINSVTENEYIERMEAPLTWKTYVICGFGSFAGIFYGYDSGYISGVMGMDYFITEFTGKVKGGPEPFVLDAWQKSLITSILSAGTFFGALFAGDTCDWYGRRTTIIFACLIFIIGAILQTASSTVALLVVGRVVAGLGVGGVSSSVVLYMSEITPKKIRGAIVSGYQFCITIGLLIASCVDYGTKNRTDSGSYRIPIALQMLWAMILMIGLFLLPETPRFFVRKGDVAKAASVLGFLRQQPEDSDYVQEELAEIIESHERESALIPTRSYIQSWTACFTGSLRDQSSNLRRTILGTSLQMMQQCTGINFIFYFGTTFFQELGTIKNEFLISIITSLVNVCSTPISFYLVEKLGRRPLLIYGAAGMVVCEFIVAIAGTVDGGNPQTVSAMIAFICFYISFFASTWGPGAWVVTGEIFPLPIRSRAVGLSTASNWLWNCIISVITPYMVGEDKGNLGAKVFFIWGSLCACGFVYAIMLIPETKGLTLEQVDLMLQETNAFTSAKWKPHSVDNTDEYIKSNTEHLEETVSIA; this is encoded by the coding sequence atgTCACTTAAATCTCCTGCCTCAATACAAGAGTTGGACTCGGctgagaaaatcaactcAGTCACTGAAAATGAATACATCGAAAGAATGGAAGCACCATTGACCTGGAAGACATATGTCATTTGTGGTTTTGGTTCCTTTGCTGGTATTTTCTACGGTTACGACTCTGGTTACATTTCTGGTGTCATGGGTATGGACTACTTCATCACAGAGTTCACCGGTAAGGTCAAAGGTGGGCCTGAACCTTTTGTTTTAGACGCATGGCAAAAGTCTCTTATTACCTCCATTCTATCTGCAGGTACTTTCTTTGGTGCCTTGTTTGCAGGTGACACATGTGATTGGTATGGTAGAAGAACTACAATTATCTTTGCATGtcttatttttattattgGTGCTATTTTACAGACAGCATCTTCGACTGTTGCTCTTTTGGTTGTCGGTAGAGTTGTTGCCGGTTTAGGTGTTGGTGGtgtttcatcatctgtTGTCCTTTACATGTCTGAAATTACACCAAAGAAGATTAGAGGTGCCATTGTCTCTGGTTATCAGTTTTGTATTACTATTGGTTTGTTAATTGCTTCTTGTGTCGACTATGGAACAAAGAATAGAACCGATTCAGGATCGTATAGAATCCCTATTGCCTTACAGATGTTATGGGCGATGATCTTAATGATTGGTTTGTTCTTGTTGCCAGAAACCCCTAGATTTTTTGTGAGAAAAGGTGATGTTGCTAAGGCTGCTTCTGTCTTGGGATTTTTAAGACAACAACCAGAAGATTCGGATTATGTTCAAGAGGAATTGGCAGAAATCATCGAAAGTCATGAAAGAGAATCGGCATTGATTCCAACACGTTCCTACATCCAATCATGGACCGCTTGTTTTACCGGTTCGCTAAGAGATCAATCGTCCAATTTAAGGAGAACCATCTTGGGTACCTCATTACAAATGATGCAACAATGCACAggtatcaatttcatcttctacTTTGGTACCACCTTCTTCCAAGAGCTTGGTACTATTAAAAACgagtttttgatttctattATTACGTCCCTAGTCAATGTTTGTTCAACGCCAATTTCTTTCTACTTGGTGGAAAAATTAGGTAGAAGACCTCTATTGATTTATGGTGCGGCTGGTATGGTTGTTTGTGAGTTTATTGTTGCAATTGCAGGTACAGTTGACGGCGGTAATCCACAGACCGTGTCTGCCATGATTGcttttatttgtttctaCATCTCCTTCTTTGCCTCTACGTGGGGTCCAGGTGCATGGGTTGTCACTGGTGAAATTTTCCCGTTACCCATCAGATCCAGAGCAGTGGGTTTGTCCACCGCTTCCAACTGGTTATGGAACTGTATCATCTCCGTCATCACACCATACATGGTTGGTGAAGACAAGGGTAATTTGGGTGCAAAggttttcttcatttggGGCTCTCTATGTGCCTGTGGATTTGTCTACGCCATTATGCTAATTCCAGAAACTAAAGGTTTGACTTTAGAACAAGTTGACCTTATGTTACAAGAGACCAATGCATTTACAAGTGCAAAGTGGAAACCTCATTCAGTTGACAATACCGACGAGTATATCAAGTCAAATACAGAACATTTAGAAGAAACTGTGTCCATCGCTTAG
- a CDS encoding uncharacterized protein (PKUD0C01760; Pfam Domains: FAD-oxidase_C(6.7e-63)|FAD_binding_4(2.3e-47)), giving the protein MSRLFKVLKATQFKYVSSFLLGSTISGGVVYYNYKKSLNFSFPPTSTTPITAAPPLQYGDVSKAISEITSKLGSSKITFSESEILHHSDSSFSTDHAKPHERPHAVVYPESTEDVSEVLKICHTLKVPVVPFTGGTSLEGHFISTRNGISVDLSRMNKVLAIHPEDLDAVVQPAVGWEELRDTLSDYNLLFGPDPGPGACIGGMVATSCSGTNAARYGTMRENVVSVKVVLPDGTIVKTKRRPRKSSAGYNLTNLFIGSEGTLGIVTEVTLKLNVKPKYESVALVSFDKLKDAAGSVTSFVQEGLQLNAIELLDDKMVHFVNESGETDLKYDELPTLLLKIGGSSPESVNLLIKTVERIVNANNAKTFKFASNEEEKYQLWNARKTALWSTIEYGRRNIDKDIQVWTTDVAVPMSKFVEAVEETQKEIEESDLLASIVGHAGDGNYHTVILFKEEQRALAAKLVSNMVDRALAFDGTVSGEHGIGVGKKEFLIDEVGQESVDLMRKIKFSIDPHKILNPDKVFSIDPVNDRSI; this is encoded by the coding sequence ATGTCAAGATTGTTTAAGGTGCTCAAAGCAACTCAATTCAAATATGTGtcttcatttcttcttggaTCGACAATCTCCGGCGGAGTGGTGTATTACAATTataagaaatcattgaatttcAGCTTTCCTCCAACATCCACTACCCCAATTACAGCTGCACCACCTTTACAATATGGGGATGTATCCAAAGCTATATCTGAGATCACATCAAAATTGGGATCTTCAAAGATAACTTTCTCAGAGAGCGAAATTTTACACCACTCTGACAGTTCATTCTCAACGGATCATGCAAAACCACATGAACGCCCCCATGCTGTTGTTTATCCTGAATCCACTGAAGATGTTTCTGAAGTCTTGAAAATTTGTCATACTTTGAAAGTCCCTGTCGTGCCATTCACCGGTGGGACCTCGCTTGAAGGTCACTTTATATCCACAAGAAATGGTATCTCTGTTGATTTGTCGAGGATGAACAAAGTCCTTGCAATTCATCCAGAAGATTTGGATGCGGTTGTTCAGCCTGCTGTTGGCTGGGAAGAGTTGAGAGATACGTTATCCGACTATAACTTGTTGTTTGGCCCTGATCCTGGCCCAGGTGCTTGTATTGGTGGTATGGTTGCGACTTCCTGTTCCGGTACAAATGCTGCAAGGTATGGTACAATGAGAGAAAATGTTGTTTCTGTTAAAGTTGTGCTTCCAGATGGGACTATTGTGAAAACTAAAAGAAGACCAAGGAAATCAAGTGCTGGTTATAATCTAACTAATTTATTCATTGGTAGTGAAGGTACCTTGGGTATTGTGACCGAAGTTACTTTGAAACTGAACGTCAAGCCAAAATATGAGAGTGTTGCATTGGTCTCGTTTGATAAGTTAAAAGATGCTGCTGGATCAGTTACTAGCTTTGTCCAAGAAGGTCTACAACTAAACGCGATTGAATTACTTGATGATAAGATGGTACATTTTGTTAATGAGTCCGGTGAAACCGATTTGAAATACGATGAGCTTCCAACTTTACTTTTAAAGATTGGCGGCTCATCTCCTGAGTCGGTGAATTTGCTAATCAAAACTGTCGAGAGGATTGTCAATGCTAACAATGCTAAGACTTTTAAGTTTGCCTCCAACGAAGAGGAGAAGTATCAATTGTGGAATGCCCGTAAAACTGCACTTTGGTCAACTATCGAATATGGCCGCAGAAATATAGACAAGGATATCCAGGTTTGGACGACTGACGTTGCAGTTCCAATGTCAAAATTTGTGGAAGCAGTCGAAGAAACCCAAAAGGAAATCGAAGAATCCGATTTGCTTGCATCTATTGTTGGCCACGCAGGTGATGGAAACTATCATACCGTTATTTTATTCAAGGAAGAACAGCGTGCCTTGGCTGCAAAATTGGTCTCAAATATGGTTGATCGTGCTCTAGCCTTTGATGGTACCGTTAGTGGTGAGCATGGGATTGGTGTTGGCAAGAAGgagtttttgattgatgaaGTTGGTCAAGAATCTGTGGACTTGATGAGGAAAATTAAATTCTCTATTGACCCTCATAAAATTTTGAACCCTGATAAGGTCTTCTCGATCGATCCTGTAAACGATAGATCGATATAA